The following proteins are encoded in a genomic region of Cyclonatronum proteinivorum:
- the trxA gene encoding thioredoxin has protein sequence MASETTLEFTDSNFEELVLNAEHPVLVDFWAEWCGPCRRVGPLVDELSQEYEGKAVIGKVDVDSNPQVSMKYQIRSIPALLIFKNGEVVDQIIGAVPKSVLKKQLEAQL, from the coding sequence ATGGCATCAGAAACAACACTCGAATTTACCGACAGCAATTTTGAAGAACTCGTACTTAATGCCGAGCATCCCGTTTTGGTTGACTTTTGGGCTGAATGGTGCGGACCCTGCCGCCGGGTTGGTCCTCTTGTAGATGAACTCTCTCAGGAATACGAAGGCAAAGCCGTCATCGGAAAAGTAGATGTGGACAGCAATCCGCAGGTCTCTATGAAATATCAGATCCGCAGCATTCCGGCACTTCTCATTTTCAAGAACGGCGAAGTTGTAGATCAGATCATTGGCGCCGTGCCCAAGTCAGTACTGAAAAAGCAACTTGAAGCACAGCTCTGA
- a CDS encoding DUF3109 family protein encodes MFRVDHVYLSDEIATAQFACNLTACHGVCCVRGDAGAPVRPQEVPVLKKAWNLLKDELRPRAREVVAETGLIHGEGVDMELACTDGAECIFVQYDEEGVALCGIHKAAFEGRISWPKPVSCHLYPLRILESGAIDYVNFEYIPEMCSPACDHAKANGIYLAEYLKDALVRRYGEVWYDAFLETCRTIRKEKGIPV; translated from the coding sequence ATGTTTCGTGTCGACCACGTTTATTTGTCAGATGAAATCGCAACCGCACAGTTTGCCTGCAACCTAACCGCTTGTCATGGGGTTTGCTGTGTTCGGGGTGACGCAGGTGCGCCTGTGCGACCGCAGGAAGTTCCGGTGCTGAAAAAAGCCTGGAACCTTCTCAAAGATGAGCTCAGACCAAGGGCACGGGAAGTCGTTGCAGAAACAGGCCTTATTCATGGTGAAGGCGTTGACATGGAACTCGCCTGTACAGATGGTGCAGAGTGCATATTTGTGCAGTATGATGAAGAAGGCGTTGCCCTTTGCGGCATTCACAAAGCCGCATTTGAAGGCCGCATAAGCTGGCCCAAACCGGTCAGCTGCCATCTCTATCCGCTCCGCATTTTGGAAAGCGGTGCAATTGATTACGTCAATTTTGAGTACATCCCGGAAATGTGTTCCCCAGCCTGCGATCATGCCAAAGCAAACGGCATTTACCTTGCCGAATACCTGAAGGATGCACTCGTGAGACGGTATGGTGAAGTATGGTATGATGCTTTTTTAGAAACCTGCCGCACGATCCGAAAAGAAAAAGGAATTCCCGTATGA
- the rpoN gene encoding RNA polymerase factor sigma-54 yields the protein MITQKQRQGQFQKQVQTQQQKLSPQQIQYIKMLQMSTQHIEQRIKEEMESNPALEDADSGEDLYGPDDNSYDEPAMQDTDTDATATEAETDAPAVDDDLDVDWDAFHSDNSEGYSSSTTWNPDAPDWMDIPAPYRETQLEKLEQQVLLLDLSEKENLIADQILGSIDDDGYFRRALSAVADSIAFQHGMPVHPDEVAGVLERIQRLDPPGIAARNLRECLSIQLQMLDPHTPGLQTAKEIIGNHWEDFEKKHFEKIMRKMDVSDDVFREAYDCLRMLDPKPGSFETAAADAGNFIVPDFEVYYEPAENDTEKGGFVIKLNRRNLPDLVVSKSYEQMIADMAKRKEKNKEQKEAQLFLRSKIESARWFIEMLYQRQQTLLAVMQTIVNIQESFFKSGVNIKPMILKDVADVVSLDVSTISRVVNGKYVQTPFGVYELRYFFNEGITTQSGEEVSNLEVKNILADIIENEPKANPLSDQKLTDILKEKGFIVARRTVTKYREQLRIPTARLRKSVI from the coding sequence ATGATTACCCAAAAACAGCGTCAGGGGCAGTTTCAGAAGCAGGTACAGACACAGCAGCAAAAGCTTTCGCCCCAGCAGATTCAGTACATCAAAATGCTGCAAATGTCCACGCAGCATATCGAGCAGCGGATCAAAGAAGAAATGGAATCCAACCCCGCGCTCGAAGATGCAGATTCCGGCGAAGACCTGTACGGCCCGGATGACAACAGCTATGATGAGCCCGCAATGCAGGATACCGATACCGATGCCACAGCCACAGAAGCTGAAACCGATGCCCCGGCTGTAGATGATGATCTGGATGTGGACTGGGATGCCTTTCACTCCGACAATTCCGAAGGCTACAGCTCCTCCACAACCTGGAATCCGGACGCCCCGGATTGGATGGACATTCCGGCTCCCTACCGGGAAACGCAGCTGGAAAAGCTGGAACAGCAGGTGCTGTTGCTCGATCTCTCAGAAAAAGAAAACCTCATAGCCGATCAGATCCTCGGTTCCATAGATGACGACGGCTATTTTCGCAGAGCCCTGAGCGCGGTAGCTGACAGCATCGCATTTCAGCACGGCATGCCGGTACACCCGGATGAAGTCGCCGGTGTGCTTGAGCGCATTCAGCGGCTTGACCCGCCCGGTATTGCTGCCCGAAACTTACGGGAATGTCTGAGCATTCAGCTGCAAATGCTCGATCCGCACACGCCTGGTCTGCAGACGGCCAAAGAAATTATCGGCAATCACTGGGAAGATTTCGAGAAAAAGCACTTCGAAAAAATTATGCGAAAGATGGATGTCTCGGATGATGTTTTCCGCGAAGCTTACGATTGCCTGCGCATGCTTGACCCCAAACCCGGCTCATTTGAAACCGCCGCAGCCGACGCCGGTAATTTCATCGTACCCGATTTTGAAGTCTATTACGAACCGGCAGAAAATGATACCGAAAAAGGCGGCTTTGTGATAAAGCTCAACCGTCGCAACCTTCCCGATCTCGTTGTTTCCAAAAGTTACGAGCAGATGATTGCGGATATGGCCAAGCGAAAAGAGAAAAACAAGGAGCAGAAGGAAGCGCAGCTTTTTTTGCGAAGTAAGATTGAGTCTGCCCGTTGGTTTATTGAAATGCTTTATCAGCGGCAGCAAACGCTACTCGCGGTCATGCAGACCATAGTGAACATTCAGGAAAGCTTTTTCAAAAGTGGTGTAAACATCAAACCGATGATTCTCAAGGATGTAGCCGATGTGGTGAGCCTTGATGTTTCAACCATATCCCGGGTTGTAAACGGCAAATATGTGCAAACCCCGTTTGGGGTGTACGAACTCCGCTACTTCTTTAATGAAGGCATCACCACCCAATCAGGGGAAGAAGTTTCCAACCTCGAAGTGAAAAACATTCTGGCGGATATCATTGAAAACGAACCCAAAGCAAATCCTCTGAGCGATCAGAAGCTCACCGACATCCTCAAAGAAAAAGGATTTATTGTCGCCCGGCGAACGGTAACCAAGTACCGCGAGCAGCTGCGGATTCCGACCGCCCGGCTTCGGAAATCAGTTATTTAA
- a CDS encoding Lrp/AsnC family transcriptional regulator, whose protein sequence is MTHQLDGTDIKILRELQRNGRARRNKLAEIVGLSVPSVSERMKKLEEKNLIDGYYAVLDPRSFDIDITAFIFVQVDNSSFYADFVEAAKEEAEVLECHSITGDGSHFLKIRTRNTESLERLLSKIQTMPGVKKTRSNIVLSTFKETREIPLQEEVS, encoded by the coding sequence ATGACGCACCAACTTGACGGTACCGATATTAAAATTTTGCGTGAGCTTCAAAGAAACGGCCGTGCGCGCCGCAATAAACTTGCTGAAATTGTCGGACTGTCTGTCCCGTCTGTTTCAGAGCGGATGAAGAAACTGGAAGAGAAAAACCTGATCGACGGCTACTACGCTGTCCTGGATCCGCGCAGTTTTGACATTGATATTACGGCCTTCATTTTTGTACAGGTCGATAACTCTTCCTTCTATGCAGATTTTGTGGAAGCGGCCAAAGAAGAGGCGGAGGTGCTTGAGTGTCATTCCATAACAGGGGACGGGTCTCATTTCCTGAAAATCAGAACCCGTAACACGGAATCCTTAGAGCGGCTGCTTTCAAAGATTCAGACGATGCCGGGTGTTAAAAAAACACGATCCAATATTGTACTTTCTACCTTCAAAGAAACCCGTGAAATTCCGCTTCAGGAAGAAGTTTCCTGA
- a CDS encoding NUDIX hydrolase → MDDLESFLRDRLTRPLPGFAAQRRMGPVRHDGSFMHDIVPPEDCKRNAVMVVLYRDEESGAYRLILTERSPKMPSHAGEVSCPGGRMQAGESALEAAYRETEEEVGLHRSQLRYLGALSKLYIPVTNNLIFPHVTLTATPENLTPDPREVSRIFTPELSALTNPENLVKEVWTFGQTKMTVPYWKVTPTPLWGATAMILSELLDLLPAK, encoded by the coding sequence ATGGATGATTTAGAATCCTTTTTGAGAGACCGGCTGACACGGCCGCTGCCGGGTTTTGCTGCGCAGCGGCGTATGGGTCCGGTGCGGCACGACGGTAGTTTCATGCACGATATCGTGCCGCCTGAAGACTGCAAACGCAATGCGGTGATGGTTGTGCTGTATCGGGATGAGGAGTCCGGTGCTTACCGGCTCATCCTTACGGAGCGCTCCCCGAAAATGCCGAGTCATGCCGGTGAAGTAAGCTGTCCCGGCGGACGCATGCAGGCCGGGGAATCTGCCCTTGAGGCCGCATACCGGGAGACGGAAGAGGAGGTGGGCCTGCACCGCTCGCAGCTCCGTTACCTTGGAGCGCTGAGCAAGCTTTATATCCCGGTAACCAATAACCTGATTTTTCCGCATGTAACCCTTACTGCAACACCCGAAAACCTGACACCTGACCCGCGGGAAGTCAGCCGCATATTCACGCCTGAGCTATCTGCCCTTACAAATCCCGAAAACCTGGTGAAAGAAGTGTGGACCTTCGGCCAAACCAAAATGACGGTGCCCTACTGGAAGGTGACACCTACACCGCTGTGGGGTGCGACCGCCATGATTTTAAGTGAGCTACTGGATCTCCTTCCGGCAAAATAA